Genomic window (Pirellulales bacterium):
GTGCTCGTTTGCGGGGCGATCGCCTCGGGTTCGTCGAGCGAGTTGACCGCATCGGGATCGCCCGCGAGCACGACGATTCGGGCCTCGTCCCCGGCGAGCTTGGCGGATCCCAGGTCGATCTGTCCTGTCACAGGCTTGTCGCCCACGTGCACCGCCTTGACGACGACCTCGCGGGTCGCGGCATCGCGACCCGCGACGGCGTACAACCAGGGCAGCTCCAAGGCCGGAATCGTCGCCTCGTGGACGAGCTTGTCGTCGAGGTAGCACCGCACGTCAGGGCCGCTCAGCTCGATCCGGACGTCGTACCAGCGTCCCTCCTCGATGCTTCCCGGCGTCGCGGCCACTTGCGGATTCTCGGTGCTATGCCGGGCGAGAAACGCTTGCAGCGTGTGCTGCGTGTTGCCCGCGGCGCCAATGTTCCACTGCACGAACGATCCCCCCGGCGTCCCGCGGACCAGCGCCGCAAAGCCCCCCGGGCCCCCCGTCTTGCGGGCCTGGAATCGCACCACGTAGTCGCGCCAATCGCAGTCTCCCAACAAGGCGCGGCAGGTCGCCCGCGGCGCCGTTTGGGCGAGCGTGTCGCCATCAAGTTCCCACCGCCCACGGAAGCGTTCGAGCACGTCGACGTCGGCAAGCTGGTCGGCCCGCCACAGCGTTTCGCCCTCGCGCGCGACCGTGATTCCCCGGAACTCGACCGTCGCGTCGTTGGCGCCGACGCCAATTCGTCCCCCCGCGGGCGCCCGGGGGCGCGGGTCGACGAACTCGATCGGCAGCACGACGTCGGCCCGATGCCGGCTGAACAATTGCTGGACGTAGTAGTTCGGGGTCGCGTACGAGGTCAGGCTGTCGAACCAGATCAGATTCGGCCGCCACTGCCACGCCTCCTCGTGCCCGAACAGCGGGGCGTAGCACGACATGACCACCACGTCCGAGTTGCGCTCGATCCCGGTGAGAAACGCCGCCTCGGCCAAAGCGCAGCGCAGGTTGTTGCGGTTGTCGGGCGAGCAGATGTCGATCGACTGGGCCGCGTATTCGCCCATGAACACTTGCGATCCGCCGCGGGGGTAGGAATCGTAGCGCGTCGCCTCGCGCTGGAACCAATCGGGGCAGGCGTAACAGTGCTCGTCGACCGCCTCGGCCTTCTGCGGGCGGAGCCGCGACCAGGCGTAATCAAAGTCGGCGCCGACCGGGAACGGTCCGGAACCCGAGACGAGCCGAATCTCGGGATGCTTCTCCTTGAGCACGGCCGCGATTCGCTCGTATCGGTCGAGGTACTGCGGGCCCCACTGTTCGTTGCCGATCCCCAGCATCGTCAGACCGAACGGCGCGGGATGCCCGAGCGCGGCCCGGCGGGCGCCCCACGGGGTCTCGGGGCCGCCGTTGGCGAACTCGATTAGATCGAGCACGTCGTCGATGTACGGTTCCAGGGCATCGAGCGCAACGAGCTCCTTCGAGTTGAACTGGCACGCCATGCCGCAATTGAGGATCGGCAGCGGCGCGGCTCCGAGGTCCTCGCTCAACTGGAAGAACTCGAAGAACCCGACGCCGAACGACTGAAAATAGTCGGGCGTAAGCCGATGGGCGAACTCGGCGTTCCAGCGGTTCAACAACAACCGCCGCTCGGCCAAGTCGCCGATGGTCGTTTTCCACTGATAGCGGTACTTCAACTCCGGCCCTTCGACGATGCACCCCCCGGGGAAGCGGAAGAACGCGGGTTGCAGCTCCGCGAGCTTCTGCACGAGATCGGCCCGCAGCCCGTGGGGGCGTTCCCGCCAGGTACGTACGGGGCAGAGCGACGCCATGTCGAGATCGATCAGCCCGGGCCCGGCGAGCAGCAACTGCAGCGAGCCGCGCCCCTCGTCCGCGGTCGGGACGAGCTCCGTCTCGACCGCGCGCCATTCCGACCCGGCGACGTCGACGGCGGATTCGGCGAGCGCCTTCCCCTGCGGATCGACCAGTCGCACCACAAGCAGGGCGGTCCGTCCGGCGACCGAGCGCGCCTGGGCCGTGAAGCGGTACGGTTCGCCCGCGCGGAACCCCATGCCGCGGAACCCTTCGTTCGCGGCGCCGTAGGGGCCTTGCTCGCTGGTTTCGATCCGCAGGAAGACGGCGTTGGTCGTTCGCCAGGGGGCGTCGTTGCTCGTGCTCAGTCGACCCCGCGACCCGCCGCGGACCTCGCTCCAGCCAAGCAGCGCCCGGGGAAACTCGAAACCGCCGTTCTTCACCAACTCGGCGTTGAGCCCCCCGTCGCCGCCGAAGTTGATGTCCTCGAAGAAGATGCCGTAGAGCTGCGGACTGACCGTGTGGCCGGGGCGGTCGACGGCGACGCGCAATTGAACCTCGGCCGCCGCAGCGATCGAGGCGAGCAAAGCCGTCAGGGCCGATAGCGCACCGCACCTCAACAGACACCGCAGGTTACCCGCGGGCGCTGGCATCCGCTCCAGGCTCTGAGCGGACGGCGCTCGCCGCCGGTGCAGCACGCGAGGCTCCTGCACAACCCGCCATCGTTGTTTGCTCGGGACTGGCGCCTGCGGCTCGTGATCGGGGGCAAAGCCTGACATGACACGTAACAAGAGGGCTGTCGATGGTGAAGGCAAGCGAGCCGGCACGACAGGCCTGGCGATCGCGCTTGCAGGACGATAGCGAGGACAAAAGACCAAGGCGCCGGCGAAGCGCGACGCTGCCGGCGCCTGAATCGATGGCCGTCGTCGCCTAGCGGCAGCCGTCAGTTCCCGATGCTGACCGTCTCGCCCCCGGCGGCGCTCGTGAGGGCGTTCCATACAAAGCGATCGATGCTGTCGGTGTAGAACGCAACGGAGGCGTCGCAGCGCGACGCGTTGACGCCGCCGGGATGCCGACTGCGAGCGCTCACATAGTTTTGTTTCGTACCATGCTGGTTGTCCACTCTGGCTTCGGCAGGGACGTCATTGCTCCGAGGAATGTTCAGAGGAGATGCAGGGGGGCTTGGCAATTCTGCGGCGGCCCAGGCGTCCCTCACGTCTTGGTTAGGCGACCACCACCATGACTGCCGATCGAGGCCATCGGGAACCGTTGTGTTGGGAGTTTGGTAGCCTGTGAACATCTGACCTCCCAAAGCCGTCTGGGCGTCCGAGTAGGGCCCGCCCCAGTTCGCGGTTTCGGGTAGGACGAAGACCTCTGACATCATAAGAGTGTTGGCCGTACCATCAGTGATCGCGGCGAGTTTCCCTTCTTTCTTCGGTATGAACGGGGCCCCGCCAAAGGTGATGCAGTTGGGGAATTCCCCTGGGCAACCTCCAAGAAGATGTTGGCCGTAAACCGTATTGCCGCCGTTGACGACATAGTTGCTTCGTACGCGAGCCCAATATACGCTGCCCCATTCGTTGCGTTGCAGCCCAATGTCAGTTGGGCAGGCATAGAGCGGGACGAAAGCTCGCCGAGCGGCTTCGTTAGCGGCATGGCTAAACGATTTGGTCACGTCGACAACAGCGACGATTCCTTGTTGCTCGATGTAGGGCATGAGGGGCAGATACCATCCATGGTCGTCATACCAACTGCCTTGAACCCCGCCGGCTCCGTAGGTTGCGGTCATCTCGGCATTGGACCAGTGCTTCGCCAGATGCGGCAATCCCTTCTTGGCCGACTCGTAGTTGAGCATAGCCACGCTCAACTGCCTCAGGTTGTTGAGGCACTGCGAGCGGCGGGCCGCCTCGCGGGCCGCTTGGATCGCCGGCAACAACAGCGCGACCAGCACGCCGATGATGGCGATCACCACCAGAAGTTCGACCAGCGTGAAGGCCCTCGATTGGCTAAGTCGATGTTTCATGTCCGTTTTCCTTGTTGCCCCGAATCAAAGGGCGGCTTGACAATCCGTCACAATAAACGGCGAACGGATGCTGCTAAAGATCGAAATGTTGATCGAGATTCTCGCCTGAGACGACAACTTCAACCCCAGTCGATGTCTTGGGCGGCACCAAGTTGACTTCGTCGCGATACTCACCCCCTGTCCGCTCGTTCTTCTTAAGCGGACCGACCTCACGGGTAATGTTGAAATAGGCTCGCAATGTGCCCACCGGCGTCGCCGGCGAGTCGTACTCGCCGTTGACGATCGGGACCGATACGGCCTTCGTTTCGGACCCGCCGGGGGGGGCGAACGTGATCGACGCCTTCGCGTCCGCCGGGATCGGCTGGCCTCCCAGGGTCACCTTCCCGTGCAGGTGCACCGTGGAGTTCGAGCCGCCGCAACCGGCCAACAGCCCCAGCGCCGCGAGCGTCGCCCAAGCGCGGCGACCGGCGCGACCTCGCACAGGCGCGGATCCGACCGGGGGACATGCTGCGGGACGCGAACAAGTGATCATGCGCGGGACGACGGTCCTGGAAACGAGGAGCAACCGAATCGGACGAGACAACGTGAACGCAATCGCAAGTCTGCGTCGCTCCCGGCGCGATGGCGCATGGCGCGGGAGCGATCGGCACCCGCGGTCCGTCGGCGAGGACAGGACCGTGGGGCTCGGCAGAGGATGATGAGCTACCTAAATAATCGCCGGTTTGCGTCCCGGAGTCACTACAATGATGCGTATAAAAAAAACAGAAAATGCGCAGCAGACATGTCGAATCCCGACATTTTTTAGCTCACTTGTCTCTTGATCGGAACCGCTTGGCGGGTCGGCGGCGACCTTGCCAGCCGACCGCGCACGCCGCGGCTGCGGCCAAAGCCGTCGCCGACGGCTCGGGGACCGTCGCTCCCAGTAGGGCCGACGAGCCCGGCCCGTGGACCGCCTCGTAGTCGGCCTTGAACAGCCGGAAGTCGGCGACGTCGTTGTCGCCGTCGCCGTCCAGATCGCCGGCGCGGTACGCGGCGACCGGAGACAAGCCCGTCAGGCTGGTCAGGTGATTGTCGCGCAGCGCCGGCCAGTCGGCCGCGTCGATGACGCCGTCGGCGTTCAAATCGCTGCGGGCGAAGCGGTTGCCGTCGTTGCCGACGTACTTCACGGTCCCGGGGATGGTCGAGCCGTCGCCCAGCGTGATCGTCAGCAACAGGTCCTCGGTCGGCGAGGCGAGCCACCCACCCGCCGAGCTGAGCGTCACGCTTTGAGCGTCGTCGAGAAGCCCGGCGGTCCCTAGCGAGCTCTCGGCGAACGAGTAGAAATCGCCCGCCGGCGAGGTGATCTGCCAGTTGTTCGTCTGGTCGACGGCGCCGGTTCCCGCCGCGTCGGCAAAACCCGTGATCGGCGTGTCGAACCCGGCGGCGTTGATCGCCCCCGCGGGGGAGGCGAGCGCGTAGCCGCGAATGTCGACCGCGGCGCCGGTGGGGTTCGACAAGGCCATTCCCCCCGTCATGCGATCGACCGTGAGAGTCACCGTCAGGTAGGGGACGAGCTTGAAGATCTCGCCCAAGCCGGCGGCGGGATACTGACCGTCGAAGCTGTTTTGCGTCCCCGAGCGGTTGCCGAAGTCGACGATGTAGAGATTCCCGGCGTTGTCCTCGCCGAACGACACGATCTTGTCGAGCCCGGGCAGATCGTTTTGATTCGAACTGGGCATGTACGTCGGATCGGTCGGGTCGTAGACCAGCGATTGCCACAGCGAAGTCAACTCGGTGACGACGCCGTTGTTGCCGTTGGGGGTCTCGTTGCGATCGTATTCGAGCGACCAGTACCGTGACCGGACGAAGTCGGCGTAAAAGTACTTCCCCTGCAATTCTTCGATCGGCCCGCGGTAGACGTATCCGCCGATGACGGCCAGGCCGTCGGCGTGGGAGTACTGCTGGATCGGATCGAGCGATTCGACGCCCGTGAACGGGTTGGTCGGCAAGTGGGGGGCGCCGGAGACGTTGCTCTCGAACGTCCCCTCCCATTGCGGCCAGCCGAGATCGACGGGGGGACCGCCGAGGTTGGAACCCTGCTTGATGAAATGGACCTCCTCGACGGCGTTCTCGCCGACGTCGCCGTAGTAGAAGTCGCCGGTCTCCCGGTCGAAGCTGGCGCGGTAGCCGTTGCGGACCCCGGTGATCCAGACCTCCCCCAGCCCGGAGATCGGCGAACCGGGGTTCGCCGCGTTGTAGGCGGGGATCGGATTGGTCGACGGAATCGAGAAGTTCTTGTTCCCGTTGCCGAGATACGAGTC
Coding sequences:
- a CDS encoding DUF1559 domain-containing protein, which codes for MKHRLSQSRAFTLVELLVVIAIIGVLVALLLPAIQAAREAARRSQCLNNLRQLSVAMLNYESAKKGLPHLAKHWSNAEMTATYGAGGVQGSWYDDHGWYLPLMPYIEQQGIVAVVDVTKSFSHAANEAARRAFVPLYACPTDIGLQRNEWGSVYWARVRSNYVVNGGNTVYGQHLLGGCPGEFPNCITFGGAPFIPKKEGKLAAITDGTANTLMMSEVFVLPETANWGGPYSDAQTALGGQMFTGYQTPNTTVPDGLDRQSWWWSPNQDVRDAWAAAELPSPPASPLNIPRSNDVPAEARVDNQHGTKQNYVSARSRHPGGVNASRCDASVAFYTDSIDRFVWNALTSAAGGETVSIGN
- a CDS encoding PQQ-dependent sugar dehydrogenase, with the protein product MDILARSRRVRPDSSPAKFLFACLLTIGAADADAQGYRLERIASGLSQPTYVTQAPGDPANILYFAERTSNTIGGFSAINQMGKVWRYDVDTRTKTVVLDLSHRSVTNDTGLQTIAFSPDFNTPGAPTYGKMYVSSSERSTTAINRVEEYTMNPDGTFGSVRTILRYNNNAQNNHTVNWIGFDPTATGAERNHLYISAGEGSFGNAYNGGTSPTGRPSQNPADLQGKILRVDVSGDSYLGNGNKNFSIPSTNPIPAYNAANPGSPISGLGEVWITGVRNGYRASFDRETGDFYYGDVGENAVEEVHFIKQGSNLGGPPVDLGWPQWEGTFESNVSGAPHLPTNPFTGVESLDPIQQYSHADGLAVIGGYVYRGPIEELQGKYFYADFVRSRYWSLEYDRNETPNGNNGVVTELTSLWQSLVYDPTDPTYMPSSNQNDLPGLDKIVSFGEDNAGNLYIVDFGNRSGTQNSFDGQYPAAGLGEIFKLVPYLTVTLTVDRMTGGMALSNPTGAAVDIRGYALASPAGAINAAGFDTPITGFADAAGTGAVDQTNNWQITSPAGDFYSFAESSLGTAGLLDDAQSVTLSSAGGWLASPTEDLLLTITLGDGSTIPGTVKYVGNDGNRFARSDLNADGVIDAADWPALRDNHLTSLTGLSPVAAYRAGDLDGDGDNDVADFRLFKADYEAVHGPGSSALLGATVPEPSATALAAAAACAVGWQGRRRPAKRFRSRDK